In Apium graveolens cultivar Ventura chromosome 10, ASM990537v1, whole genome shotgun sequence, the following are encoded in one genomic region:
- the LOC141692205 gene encoding uncharacterized protein LOC141692205 has product MLNLPDSLYPDPIQGDNSVMSNGGAPANNNGPCDGASKAIDWPSASVEDLVVLLREPEHREKAISSLTQIKKQGRIQDLALHIWRSISTVFLLLSEVLSIYKSLTPEKLTMKDSSKVCDVLVLFEVGDPSTKVAVHCLLESGLFPLCLKSIEYGNELSQSTASWIMSRIMMQEQGLQYCCEPANRLCAIMKVFNDVIEKMQDEPSTTVLKNIIQCYVILSDDPSRGCLLLRSFIPPILTTAPYIEALRARPITLKNLQDLFRKLSMGCGPNAEAVGDVAGSSHLDR; this is encoded by the exons ATGTTGAATCTCCCTGACTCTCTTTATCCTGATCCGATACAAGGTGACAACAGTGTTATGTCGAATGGTGGTGCACCTGCTAACAACAATGGTCCCTGTGATGGTGCTAGCAAAGCTATTGATTGGCCTTCTGCTAGTGTAGAGGACTTGGTTGTGTTGCTTCGAGAACCTGAGCATCGCGAAAAGGCCATTTCATCTCTTACTCAGATTAAG AAACAGGGAAGAATTCAAGATTTGGCCCTCCACATTTGGCGGTCAATCAGTACGGTTTTCTTACTCCTATCG GAAGTATTATCTATATACAAGTCGTTAACACCTGAGAAACTTACTATGAAAGATTCAAGTAAAGTTTGTGATGTACTTGTTTTGTTTGAG GTTGGCGACCCTTCGACAAAGGTTGCTGTTCACTGTTTGCTTGAATCAGGACTCTTCCCTTTGTGTCTAAAATCCATAGAATATGGAAACGAACTTTCACAATCA ACTGCATCTTGGATAATGTCAAGAATAATGATGCAAGAGCAGGGACTACAGTATTGCTGTGAGCCTGCAAACCGGTTGTGTGCAATCATGAAGGTTTTTAATGACGTAATTGAAAAGATGCAGGATGAACCGTCTACTACAGTTTTGAAGAATATTATTCAATGTTATGTCATACTGTCCGATGATCCAAG CAGGGGTTGTCTCCTCCTGAGAAGCTTCATTCCGCCAATACTGACGACTGCCCCATATATTGAAGCCCTTCGT GCACGCCCTATAACCTTAAAAAATTTACAAGATTTGTTTCGAAAGCTATCGATGGGATGCGGGCCAAATGCAGAAGCGGTTGGTGATGTTGCAGGTTCCTCACATCTTGATCGCTAG